Genomic window (Temnothorax longispinosus isolate EJ_2023e chromosome 3, Tlon_JGU_v1, whole genome shotgun sequence):
CGTCTTTGTACGCCTGCATTTGGGAGTCCTTGTTGGACGACATCGTAAAAAACATATTACACTGCTCGATTTTTCGTCATTATCGATAAATTAGGATCTTTGTATGCGGTCCGTAAgacgcaaaattttttttttttagggttATATCCCTCGGATGAGGGATTTTATAGTGCCATAAGACGCAAAAACACACCGTTGAGGTTATCTGCTTTTTAGATGTCTGTTCCACGTTCCACTGTTCTTTGTGGCTACACTGTTGTACTTTCTGCACTTTACGaggtaaatatatacataggcCAGAGaaaaacctgagagcggccatccggatcattccgttccagcggacgcatattgtgttatttataaaaggtaTTACGAGTGTAACCGGAGTGCAACCAACCCCAGCATCCACGAAATAACAGCACTTGGTGCCGGTGGACCAGGTGGACCTACACAGGAATTGTATGCAATAGTATGTGCTCACCaacatttttcttctctttcatgatttttttattttatacggaaaaaatcaaaattgccTTGCTGATAAACAGTAAGTAGTGTATGAAAATCGATAGAAATTAGTTtttctgattaattttttgattcaGTTCCGAGTTAAATTTCCGgtagataattaattgttatatacacGTACTGTGTGATCTTTTGTGCGACTTTATTGTTAGATCGCTacaatctatataaaaaaaatgagataaaagatacattaaataaataaaaaaaatatattttgaattttagtcataaattttgcaatttttttctttggtgcACGTgaacgtgtgtatatatgccATATATTCTTCTACCGTGTGAAACACACTAACCACGTGGTGGTACATGTTATAACGTGTATCggaaaatgagataaaagataCATTGCAATGTACTCTTTCATGAAAGAGTATGCGTTTAGACGTAGGCGTCAATTGACGCTAGAAATGTTTTGGAgcgttctttttctccttctttcttcattgaaagaaaagagaagaggaatgcttcgaagcatttgtagcgtcaaatGGACCGCAGCCTACGTCTAACCGCATACTCTTTCataagtggaccgcagccgtAAGCAGTAAAAGTTGACCAACTACAATCGATTATTCTTGGATTGTAAAAATCTCATTAGTCAATAGTTTACTGCTTACGCGTCTTACATCTACTCTTATGACTATTGTAAAATGGAACTTTTATagtcatttagaaattaagcGTAAGTCTGGCGAATGTGAGCAATCTAAATTGTGtactttttttgtacttttttttttgtgttcgTGCACGTGTGTGCCACGTGGTAGTAGAAGAACACAGAGTTTCtgatatttcagatttataaaagaacatttttctacattaacaaaattaaaaaataactcattttctttaaaataataaattatttaataatgatattcaACACACACATGCATCTTAacgctataattataaatatatataatattataatgcattttagcatatgataaaaaagaaaggattattattctccatattttttatctttttttagagaGACAATATGACAACCCACAATAAATCTTTAACGTGCGAGAATTGTAATCGATATCCCTACATCGGCAGAGTATCCGTAGGAGAAGAGGGTAGTGTTGACTTTGTCTATCAATTTGTGAAGAAAAGATTTGTTACCACGAGAAGAAATCATAGCATATTCTATATTCCCCCTGACATAATTGGACCACccaaatctttaaattatggCGAACAATTTCATTTACCATGTCCTTTTGGAGAAAAAGATGTATGTGTATTTCCTGGTATTATCTGTTATTGTCCTGTACAAAGTAATCGCTATCTACAAATTTATGTTACAAGATTTTCTATTTGACACATTTcgattttctaatatatagtCGAGAAAGAATGGTTTCGATATTTCAATATCGAATGCTCCGTGGCAAAACGAAGTCTTCATGTCCATTGATGGTATTACATGGTATACAGGGGGCCATATGACGagcgaaaataattatattggtaTGTAATATTCGAAtcgataaataagatattattaaagaagatACGCTTTTGTTGAGAGAAgagagtataattatattttctatttttaagatatcgagTTTCATGAAGCTGTATATCCAGTCAGAGTTTCTATTTACGAAAGATATAATCCTGGAAGCGTACGTCAAATTTCGGCTCAAGATTCCAATAATCACTGGATTCAGTTGTGGAATGAATCGTCTCAGATTGTACCCCCgaaatcaagattattttctccacCGTTATCGCATCCGTGCAACTTCAAAACCAAAATGCTGAGACTAGTGTTTAAGAACAGCTCACGTAAATCTTATACAAAAATGGATGCTGTGATGCTTATCGGTACATCAGATTTGATCCTTCCTAGAAATCCTAACGAGAGTTTAAGTAAtctgttaaaaagaattaacagCATGTACTCTCCACACCACGACGATGTTCATAATTTAACAGCAGATTCACAAAGTGCGCACTTGGATATAGTTCATTTGCAACGAAATTTTCCTGaatattgtgttatttataaaaggtattactattgtacatatattaggTAATATTTAAATCCTTGTTTTCCcgttaataatgaaaattaatttgttccgATGATATTTGCAGCGAAATAAGaactaattataaaagtaatttgaaaCGCAAAAAGGCATCTCAAAAGGTAATCCCTGGATATGTGCAACCTCTTGGACAGAGATATTCGCGTCGTATTCTATCGAAAAGTTACAAGGAGCCATTACGTTGCAGTTTATCTGCGCTTCCTGTAAAGTATTCTAAAAAGTCTATTTCTCAtcacaatatttattgcaatgacATTTCGTACTTTGagtattaaagtatttattttgtattatattaattatattccaTCTTTACAGGATGAAATactactaataatatttaaatacttagaTTTGGTAACATTATGCCGCTTAAGTAAAGTAAATTGGCGATTCAATGATTTAACACGAGATCCTCGACTCTATACACGTTTGAACATGCAATGGATTGAATCTGACAAATATATGtgcgatatattttgttattttacacctagatgtaaatatttgcaacaattagATCTTGCAGGAAGCAACTTTGATGTTAATGATTTCGTAAACTTTCTTGATAATTGCGGCAGGCGTTTAACGCATTTAAGATTGAGTGAATGCTACGTGACACAGTTAAGCTTACTTGAAATTTCAAAGacatgcaaaaatttgaaaggtatatgtatacagtatatgtatataattgtcgAGATTATGGCTAAATTGCATAACAActaatgcaaatttttcttagaattgGATCTAAGTTATTGTTATCTCAGAGCAGACGACATAGACGATGAAGAATTTTCGTATCTCGAGGTGCTAAATAATTGGGATCTCATACACGACGAAGATTTTTGGTATTTCGAGGGGctaaataatttggaaaatataaactttcttGGTACAAGTATAACAACTgaacatttttgcaaaatactgcaaaataaTCAACGGATGCGTGAGGTACAATTGGGACACCTCTCAAATGACGCATGTCTAATAGAGTTGGCAAATTCGTGTCGTGACCTGGAAGTAATACATTTACTGCTCACACGTGATCTTACATCTCAGGGTATTAATGCCCTCGCTGACTGTAAGAATTTACGAAGAGTGAAACTTGATCTGTAAGTGTGTATGCTacgttttcttttaaaatacacattattgtattctttattGAACGTTGTTTGCTTTTCTTGCGAGCATCTTGAAAAgttacatgaattttttcttcgcaattaaaatactgtactaattatacgattttttttacagatacgAATACCCAGTTATTGATGGCAGCTTATTTAGATTACTTTCTTCTTATCAACACCTGCAAGAAATTTGTTTACTGTCTAATACCTTTATTGTCCTCACTGATCATCAGTTGGAATTATTAGCGCAGTGCAGGCacttgaaaaagttatatcTTGAAAATGTGGACTTTGATACACCTGATACGTGTTCCCttattttgaaacaatgtTCTGAACTGCAGGAGTTTTATCTCAAGTACTGCAATATAAGTGATCAATTAGTTGATCGATGGAAGGAAAGATATCCGCATGTGTCCGTCTATAAATACAACGCATAAAGAGActgataatttgaaatttttgtttacttttgTTTACATACGAGGGTAGTCTGAAAAGTTTTGAACCTAACGTCGACTTAAAAGAACcatgttgaaaaatttgacCGAAAAAATACTGTTTGAAACATATGTTACAACATCTGCCAAGTGATCTGTTCTTTTCAGCTGGACTTTTcgtgctttttattttttttctttttaatttaaaatctaattatttttttgcctaatcgaatatatctattttattttgagtgttaaaaatgtaacagTCCAATTACAAAGAAAAGATCTACCTTTTGAATCGTTTATCTTTcttcttcaattatttaattgtaattgcagAAAATATAATGCAACTACAAAGATAAAGTCTGTTCATTTTAGTTACgcattcttttatttcttcctctttccctctccgAAAATGCGCACCTGCGTTaccttctccttttttttttcaattgcgTCCCAATAAAATGATGAATTAGCCTCTTAGCtgcaatttttaaactttacgCTTAAATGTTTCCCCTTCCTCTTCCAAAATTTAAACGTACTCGTCCCACTCGTCGCAAAGTTGTTTTATCAAACGTAAgagtttctaatttttcaggTTTGTAAATACATTTGTATCTTATCCTACTAAACGTGTGGAAtgcaaacatttatataaccATGCTTgatctttattatttagtaacattctttaacaaattgtataatatttcatattacgtataatgtatatataatatggatATAAAGTAATCATAAagaatgaatatattatatattgattgacaataattgaaatgtaataaaaatttgagacTTCTAGTTACATTCGTCTAATTAGGATGTAATTCTCTTCTTGCACTTCCAGTGAACTGGCATACCCCCGAATCGCACGTTTGCTCTTCCTCTGTTCCTgctttatttcatttcatatGTAAACTGAAACAAAGCAGGAACAGAGGAAGAGCTTCTCTCTTGACGAAGCCCAAGAATTCTCTTGATAAGATACGCCGCAATCGTTGATACTGAACGAGTAACTTGTCCCGACGAACATCACAGAAGTTTCTTCTTTCGTGTTATACGGTAGGTATCGGCCTTATTATCGTAATAATCGCTTCCTTTCGCTTTCAACGGAATGTTTTACGCCACCGCTCGTGCCTCCGGTAAGAAACTCTCCCAGTACTTAACGAGTTGATTCTGATGTTGCAGCATCGACTCCAGGTATT
Coding sequences:
- the LOC139810657 gene encoding F-box/LRR-repeat protein 4-like, translated to MTTHNKSLTCENCNRYPYIGRVSVGEEGSVDFVYQFVKKRFVTTRRNHSIFYIPPDIIGPPKSLNYGEQFHLPCPFGEKDSRKNGFDISISNAPWQNEVFMSIDGITWYTGGHMTSENNYIDIEFHEAVYPVRVSIYERYNPGSVRQISAQDSNNHWIQLWNESSQIVPPKSRLFSPPLSHPCNFKTKMLRLVFKNSSRKSYTKMDAVMLIGTSDLILPRNPNESLSNLLKRINSMYSPHHDDVHNLTADSQSAHLDIVHLQRNFPEYCVIYKSEIRTNYKSNLKRKKASQKVIPGYVQPLGQRYSRRILSKSYKEPLRCSLSALPDEILLIIFKYLDLVTLCRLSKVNWRFNDLTRDPRLYTRLNMQWIESDKYMCDIFCYFTPRCKYLQQLDLAGSNFDVNDFVNFLDNCGRRLTHLRLSECYVTQLSLLEISKTCKNLKELDLSYCYLRADDIDDEEFSYLEVLNNWDLIHDEDFWYFEGLNNLENINFLGTSITTEHFCKILQNNQRMREVQLGHLSNDACLIELANSCRDLEVIHLLLTRDLTSQGINALADCKNLRRVKLDLYEYPVIDGSLFRLLSSYQHLQEICLLSNTFIVLTDHQLELLAQCRHLKKLYLENVDFDTPDTCSLILKQCSELQEFYLKYCNISDQLVDRWKERYPHVSVYKYNA